AGTTTTTGCGATCCCACTTGGTGAACGGGGCGATCTGGAGGTTCAGCGCCAGGGCCGCTTTCAAGGAGAGGTCGAACGCTTTGCGATTCATCACGGGCAGCGATCCGGGCATACCCAGACAGACCGGACAGACCTGGGAATTCGGCGGAGCACCGAATCGGGTTGTACAACCGCAGAACAGCTTGGTATTGGTCAGTAGTTGAACGTGTGTTTCCAGTCCAACGACAATTTCATATTCGGCTTCGGCCATCCCAAACTCCATTGCCCGGCGGTTCAAATTTCACTTCTGAATTACAAGACAGGGGTTCCAGTCAAAAGGTTATGCTATCAACAATTTGCATCGACGTCGGGCCTCGACATCGCATTCGAAGAATTTCATAGGGCTAGCACCTGAAAACGAAAAAGGGTGTTCAGCAACCTGAACACCCTGGTGTGCGATTGAGTTAATTGCGATTACTGGTCGATAGTCTTCAGAATATCCTTGGCATCCTTAGCCGCCTCGGTATCCGGATAGTCTTTCAACAGTTTGTTGATTCGATCCCGAGCCTTATCTTTCTGACCAACAGCCAGCATGGATTTGATGAAACCCAGTTGCTGTTTAGCGGCCTTTTCATCTTTCTCCGAAGCTGGGTTCTTCTTCGGAGGATCTTTCTTCTCGGTTTCCTGAGGAGTAGCGGGCTTTTCTTCCGTAGGTTTAGGTTCTTCTTTTAAAGGTTTCAGAAGTGATTCATTCTTAGCTAAATCTTTCTTATCTGAATCGTTCTTCGGTGTTAGTTTGATTTTGTGTTCTTTCAAGAGATCCTTGATTTCGGCCAGATCCACGAAATGGCTCATCGCTCTGCCCGAGGAGAAGCTTTCCGTGACCCCAATCTGCTGACCTTTGTCGTTAAACAAGGGGCCACCGGAATCTCCCTGATTCACCTGGGAATCGGTTTCGATCATTCGGCAATTTACTTCAAAATTATCGCTCGGATCAGCGCCGCTACCCACCAGAGAACGGACGTTGTAGACCTGTCGGCAATTACCCGGGGTGTAGACGAATAAGCTCTTGCTGGCACCCGGACTTCCGATGGAGTGGACGCGCTCTCCGGGGTTGGGGCTTTTGTCCGCGAGTTCGACGGCTTCTGTACCCGCGGGTAACTTGGCGTTGGGACTGAGTTGGATTAGAGCCAGATCGCGTTTCTTCTCCGCAAAGAGCACTTTGCCCACATAGCCATAGTTCTGTCGCAGTTTCTCGAAATAATCTTCGCGCAACTTCAACATTTCCTTGGTGGCCGGGTCGTAAATGGGGAACATCACGCTCACTGTGGCCGCGTCCGTAACCACGTGATAATTGGTCAGAACCAAGCGCTGTTTGTAGTCGATCAGCGAGCCGGATCCCATCGTGCCTTTTTTCGACACTACAATCCAGACCGTCGACTTGATGCCTTTTTCGTAGATTTTATCGCCTTGAGCCTGGGCTTTACCCGTCGAAAAACTCAAGGTAATGAGAGCAGCGAGAACCAACAGACTAAAACGGAATTTCATGAAATTTTTCCTCTCGGAAGACTGAGCAGATCAAGAGAGATTTATCGAGTGTTTTTATATGTTAACCGGGTCATTACGCCGGTCAAGCGCAAAAACCGTAACAAGCTTACTACTCTCAACGAAACGGCAGGGCTTTTCGTTTGGATTATTTTAATCGACTTTGAGTTCCCGAAATTAAGAGGTATTTCGAAAGCAAATTATCCGCTCTTTGATGGACACGAGCTGCATTTTTATCTTCAAGCCCCCGATTGCTCCTCGAATTTCCCCAACCTCCAGGCTCGGCGTTCACTCCAGCGGAAAACGAATTGCGAGAGGATCAGGAGTCCCAGCGTTGTCCCGGCCAGGGCGGCCGCCAGGGCCGGATGTCCCCAGTGACTCAGCGGAGAATCCAAAAACTTCTCGGCAGGAACCCCGAGGATCGCCCGCCGCATCCCTTCCAGCCAGTAAGTCGGGGGTAGGATGACACTCACCCAGCTCAGCCAGTGCGGGAGAATCGAAATCGGAAAAACCACGCCGCAAACCAGGTAAAGAATTCCGGAGATGCCTTCCGAAAGGAACATCCCCTGCCGGTTCATATTTAACACGATGGCTGTGAGAATCAGTCCCAAAGCGGTGAGCAGCATGGTACCCAGCACCAGATAAACCGCCAGCCATCCCCATTCGGTGGGCTGGCGAGTTAACGCATGCCGAACTTCGGGGAAGGTGAGAGCGCCAATCGTGATGTTGATCAATCCTCCCAGCACCGCCTGAAATGCTCCGCTGATGGCGCGGCCCACGAAGTACGTCTGCAAGTGCCCGGGAGCGATATAGATGTACTTGAGCATCCGGTAATGTTCCCGATCGGTCAACACGGCCTGACTCATGCCGAACATCACCGAGCCGATGAGCATGAAGCAGGCATTGCCGATGTACATGTAAGGCAGAAAATCGACCGGCACCCAGGGGGTGACCTGCCGGGCCGCAAAGTACATGCAGACCAGAAGCAGCGAACTGGTCAGCGGTTTCACCAGTACGTAAATGGCAAACAGCCAGGGCTCGGTCCAGTTGCTGTCGAGTTGCCAGCCCAGCCAGAGTGCCCAGCGAAACGTTTTCTTTTTCACTTCGAGTGATGTCATTGCCATTTCACCGTGATCTTGCCCTCTTCCTTGGCTTTACGTTCCAGAAACTTCAGCATGCGCCAGGCCAGGAACAGATAGAAAATCGACAAACCGGACAGTGTGAGGATATTTAGCCAGAGCGGGAAGAATCCCGCGTCCGCAAAAAGGATCTGCCGCATGGCATCCATCCCGGTTGTCAAGGGAATCACTGCGGCACAACTGGCCAGTAACGTTGGGAAGATACGAAGCGGGTAATTCATGCCCGTGAGCAGATAGACCGGCTCCTGAAGCAGGTTGACCCAGTGCCAGGCTTCCCGTCCGAAAAGCAAAAACACGGAGGCGAACATCATTCCTAAGCCATACAGGGCTAACAGTGTCAGAAGGAAAACGCCGATCAACAGCGGCCAACTACTCGCGTGAAAGGGAATTTGAAACAGCAGGATGCCCGTCAGCAGAATCACACTGGCCCGGACCATGGTCAGGAGCATTCCTCCCAGTGCCATCCCGGCCAGCACCGCCATCATGGAACTCGGGGACATGATGTAGAGTTCGAGGTTTCCCGAACTCCGCTCCCAATACAGCTGCGCGCCCATGGACCAGAGGACATTCAACCAGAAAGCGGTCATCGCGCCGCCAAGCAACACGAATCCGATATAGGATTCCGGAGCTTTCATCGCCCGATAGATGTATGCGTAGGCCGCGACGGATAAGAGCGGCAGAATGGCCTCATGAATTACCCAGGAGGGCTGCCGTCGCACCCCGATAATTCGAGGGTAGGCCCTAGCGATGATCGTACGAAAAAATAACCCGAAGGAGGAACTCACAGGGAGGCCTCCTTGTCGTCCAACCCGTGGCCGACCAGCTCAATGAAGGCATCTTCCAGCGTCGGTTCATCTTTCTTCAGCGAAACAATCTTGCCGCCGGTTTCCACCAGATACTTCACGACATTTCCGATGGCCGATTCATCGAGCAAGGAAACTTTGATCTCCGTTAGTTCTTCTTTTGAGATCGTGGTGGCCTTGTGTACGCCGGGCACTTTCGAAAGATCCACTGCGGAGGAGACGGTTAAGGAGAACTGGGTATATTCCTGAACCTTTTTCTTCAGCGCCGCGGGAGTATCGCAAGCGAGAACCTGCCCCCGTTCGATGATCGCCAGCCGATCGCAGAGTTCATCGGCTTCGCTCATGTAGTGAGTGGTCAGCAGCATCGTGCGATCCGGTTTCTCGCGCAGCCACTCTTTCACGAAGGATCGAATGGAACGGGCCGCATTGACGTCCAGGCCCAGAGTCGGTTCATCGAGAAAGAGAATCTTGGGATCGGTGATGAACCCCCGGCAGAAATTCATTTTCTGTCGCTGTCCGGTGGAAAGATGGCTGATGCGGGTGCTGGCTTTATCCGCCAGACCAACCACTTCGAGAATGCGATCGATCCGCTCCTTGGCGTCGGAATTACTCACGCCGTAAATCTGCGAGAAGAGCCAGAGGTTTTCGCGGACGTTCAGCACACCGTAGCCGCACGATTCGCCACCGGATACCAGGTTGATCTTGGGCCGGATGGCCTGCGGTTCGGTCACCACGTCGTGACCATCGATCCAGGCCCGGCCCGAGGTCGGTGCCAGCAGGGTGGTGAGGATCTTGATCAGAGTTGTCTTGCCGGCCCCATTAGGACCGAGCAGGCCGAACAGTTCCCCTTCGCGGATGGACAGCGAAACGTTGTTGACGGCGATGAAGTCCTTACCGCCCTCGGGATTTTTTTTGGTCTTTTTCTTGCCGCGGAATGTACGGGTCAGGTTTTCAGTTCGAATGGAATCTTGCATTACCTTAATCTTAGCAACTCGGCCAAGGGGGTGTCTAAGTCGGGCGTGCGTCAAAAAGGGATTAAGTCCGAGGATCCGAAAAAGATTTTTCGGATCCTCCTTCGGCTGAGTTAATTCGAACCGCCGCTCAGGATGGCCGAGAGGTCGGCCCCCGGCATGATCATCCAGCCGCGAGGAACGAACAGGTTGGCCAGTTGAGCCGGGTTCAAGCTCGGCTGCTTCACTTTCAGGCCGAGGTATTGTTCCCAGATCGGCAGATGCTTCTGGTAGACGATCACTTTGTAGTTGGAGATATTGGCGAGCGTGGCCGCCTTCTCGATGGCCTGATCCAGCGTACCTATTTCATCGATCAGGCCATATTCTAGCGCTTGCTTGGCCGTATAAGTGCCTCCATCGGCCAACTTGCGCTGCACGCGCACAAACTGCGGCTTACCCTGGGCATCCTTGATGGCCTCTCCCTTATCGTTGCGTTCGGGCACTTCTTTCTGGAACAGGACATCGGTCAGCTTGGCCTTGGTGAGTTTCGGTCGGCCGTTTTGAACGACTTCGAGGAATTGATCGTAAGCGTTATCGACCATTTCCTGCCAAGGGGCTCGTTCCGAAGGGGTCATCTCATGGAATGGGGAGCCGCTCGCTTTGATATCCCCGGCTTTGATCAATTCCATTTTCAGCCCATACTTTTTGCCGAACTCCGCGATGTTCGGCAGCGAGGCATAGACCCCAATCGAACCGGTTAGGCAGTAGTTCTCGGCGAAAATATACTCTCCCGGCATGGCGACGTAGTAGCCGCCCGACGCCGCCAGTGCCCCCATGGAGATCACCAGCGGACGAGGATCTTTCACGCTGAAGCGGTGCGTACCCTTGGCCATCGCGGTGATCTCGCGATGCAGAACTTCGCTGGCGCTGATCGTCCCGCCCGGGCTGTTGATTCTCAGGACGACCGCTTTAACATGCGGATCGGAACAGACCTGTTCAATCTGCTCGTGGGCAAAATCGAGAAAACCTTCCATCAGAAGCCCATCGATTTTCACTATGGCGATTTTGGTTTTTTCGTTCTGGCCCTTATAGGGATACTCGACCAGAAGCTCATCCTTGGGTACCAGCAGGTTCAAGGCCACACAGAGCACCAGGTTGGCGGCGAAGGAGCCCATAACGAGGATGAACAACAGTATCCGTATCCATTGCAGCGGTCTTTGATTTTTTTCAGCCACGGTCACTCCTTGCGTGTCACGGTTGCTGGACGGTCTTTTCAATAATTCCCCGCAATTCGCCTGCCAAAAAAACCGAACCAGTCACGACGATAGTAGTTTCTGTGTCGGCTCGCTCCCAGGCGGCGGCCCAGGCTTCAGAGGCCTGGGAAAACAAACAGATATCCGCTTCGGGCTTGGCTTTTTTTACCATCCGGGCCAACTCTTCCGGCGGCGTGCTGCGGGGATTGTTCAAATATTTGGTCAAATAAAAGATATCGAAATACTCGGCTAATACTGTCAGGGTTTCCGCCACTTGTTTGTCGCTCGATATGGCGGCGATTAATATCTTCGGGCCCGGATTTTTTACTTCCTGTCGCAGCGTTTGAACCAGAGCCTGTACTGAAGCGACATTGTGGGCACAGTCCAGAATCACTCGCGGTTGTTGATGCACGATCTGAATGCGGGCAGGCCAACTCGTATTCGCCAGCCCGTAGCGTACGGCCGAGTCCGGAATTGTCAGCCCCTGCCGCCGCAACTGCTGCACGGCGGCCACGGCCCCAGCCGCGTTCACTTCCTGATGTGCCCCGGGCAAAGAGACGGGAAAATCCACGGTCGTTGGGAAGTCGACCCCAGCAAGAAGCAAGGGCGATTTCCGGCATTGGGCCAGCTGGCGGAAAACCGCTACGGCTTCGGGAGCCTGGGCCGTTACGACCACGGGCACCCCCGATTTGATGATGCCGCCCTTTTCGTAAGCGATTTGCGTCAGTGTGTTGCCGAGGATGTTCATGTGATCGTAACTGATGTTAGTAATCACACAAAGTTTAGGTTTTACCACGTTGGTCGAATCGAAGCGCCCGCCCAAGCCGACTTCGATCAAGGCAACATCCACCCGTCGGCAATCGAAGTGCGCGAAGCCCAGCGCGGTACCGATCTCAAAGAAGGTGGCTTTCTGCCCAGTGGGAGCGGAGATTTTCTTTTCGCATTTTTCGATTTCGCGCAGCCGGGCCAGCATCTCTTCCCGACTGATGGGAACTCCGTTGACCTGAATCCGCTCGGAGACATCTTCCAGATGCGGCGAAGTGAATAGGCCCACGCGATAGCCCGCCGCCTGCAGGATGCTGGCGAGCATGGCGCAGGTGCTGCCTTTTCCTTTGGTTCCCGCGACGTGAACGATCCGCAAGTGACGATCGGGATCGCCGAGGTGTCGCAGAAGTTGTCGCATGCGATCGAGCTTGAGTTCGCCGGGCTGCGCCGCACGCTTCTCGAAATCGATTCGACCGTACCAGTAATTCAGTGCATCTTCAGGAGTGAGCATTTCAAGGAATATCGTAGGAGCGAGAGGAGAAAACGTAATAGCGAATTGAGTGCGTGAGCCAAGATCGGATTCGAGGGATGGATCGCAATCGGTCGTTTGACTCAAGTGCCCTTCTACTCTTAATATTCCCAGTGCAGTCGAATCTGAAAGACATTGACGGGTCCGCGATCCCGATTGAACGCCGGGTCCATAAAGAACTGGTAGTCGAAGGCCAGGTGCAGATTCTTTTCAATGGCGATGTCGTAATAGGTTTCCAGGGATTTCTCCGGGGAGTAGCTCAAAAAGCCGTCGCCGTTCAGAATACCGGTTCCGCCCGCTCTCAAAAATGCCTGTTGGGCGGAAGAGGCCCCAGCCAAGTTACCCACAAAACCGAAGGTGTCCCCCGGACGGCACCAGGCGGCTCCCTTGAGGCTGATACCGAGTTGGGCGTTCCAATTCGTATCGTTATAGGCGGCGGCGGCCGTCTGGCCGTCCTGCCAGCCGAGTCGCCCGAAGATACCGACGTTCTTGGCGACTTCCTGCTCCCAGTTGATTCCAAAACCGTATTTGAAATGATACCCGAAGGCCGACTGAGGAACGGTTGCTTCCGCACCTTGAGGAGTATCCAAAGACGGCGGTGAGGCCAGGAGCAGGGCGGTAGCCGTCTTGAAGCTGGCGAATCTTCCCTGGTCGAGCCAGGCCTGATAGCGGATGGCTCCCGGATGATCGTCGATCTTCCAACGTTGTTCGAATTCCGTGATCATCCCCCATTGTTTCCAGAACTCCCCATCGGAGGTTTTTTCACCACTCGAAACTGGATAAGCGAAAATTCGGTCGTCGGAAGTGAATCCATTGGGATTGCCCGGCAACTGGAACCAACCATACCTTAATGCCCAATCGGGCTGATTCAGCTCCAGGGCAATCCCGGTGGTGTAGCCAATGGTATCCGCCGGAAAATCCCAGCTCAGCATGGTGCTGGACCAACTCATAAATTGCGAGTGCGGATCGTGATTATAAGTGTTGTAGTCGAAGAGTTCGGAAACGCTCAGCCGACCGGCGGTGACTGTAAAGCGGGAGATATCTCGTTTGCCCGGTAAGGTCAAAGGGCCATCGGGTACATCTTCCTGTTCTCCCCCCAAGCCGAAGTCTTGCCGCAGGAAAAAGTGGGAAAACATAAATCGGGGGTCGGAGGTACCGGCTTTATAAGCATCCGCATTGGGAAAGGCTTCGAGGCCATAGCTGTTACTTAGACCGAAGCCCTGCCACATCAGTAGATCCGTGTGGAAGGAGGCCCCCTCCCATAAAGGGATTCCCAGAAAGATATCCGAGGTGACGGTACCCTGGCGTTGGGCATTCGGGCTGAGGCTGTTGGGACCGGAATATCGGGCAGGAAATCCGGCATCAAAACTCGGAATAATGGTCGTCTGTGCGTGGAAGTTCCAGCCCTCCGGCAGGAGCTTGAGCTTCTTCTCCTTCTCTTTTTTATCCGAATCGTCGTCCTTCTTATCCTTCTCGTCCTTCTTATCTTTATCCTTTTCGTCCTTGTCTTTATCTTCCTTATCCTTCTTAGCTTCCGCGGAGCTGGATTTGGCTTTCGGATCGTCCTTCGAGTTATCTTTCCCATCTTGACTGGGAGGGTCGGTAGCCAGCGCGAAGCTCGAAAAGCCCAGGGACAGGCTCAATAGGACGATAAGTACGAACTTCGGAAGCAAGCGACTCATTCAGGTCCTGCTGCGTTGTAGATAGACAACTCCTTGTTTCAATCGGCCAGTTTATGCTCAGAAATGTAGATACAATCCGCACAAACGGAAAAGTTTAACGCATTTCAACCGATCATCGGAAGAGAATTAGAGGATTGAAACGAGATTGTGAACTTGCAGGACAGATTTTGCTAGCCTCGATTCTTGATGATCATAACTTCAGCGACGTTCATGGCGGTGTCCTGATCGATCTGCAGATGTTCGCAGAGTAGCTCGAGGTATTTTCGTTCCACATCCTCAACGATGCCGTCGGCGAGAATCAGGTCGCAGGCGTTGGCAAAAGCCGTGACCCGAAGTTCGTCGGGAAGTAAGGGTGTGGCCATCTTCAGTAGCCCCTCTACCCCTTTATGTTTGAGGATCTTCTCGCACTCGTCCTGGACGGCTTGGATCTTGTGGGCAGGCCAATCTCGAAAGAGTTTCATTCGTAGAAGTCCGGAGGCCAAACTGCGAGATTCGCTCTCGGCGACGATCCCATCGCAGGCCGCCGCGCATTGCAAAACGGCCACGTAGGCTTCCCCCGTACCGAAATTGGCAAAAGGTTGTTCGTCGGAGAAAAGATTGTCGAATAGACCCATGGCAACCGTCCGATGAAAGTACTTGCGTTCGGGGCAAATGTCGGGATACTGGAATATATGATCTCGCTTTACCGATTGAAACACACCGTCAAGCTAGGGCTGCGCAGTCTGGCTGCCCACCAGCTTCGTTCGTTTCTTACGATTCTCGGGATTGTTCTGGGTGTTGGCTCGGTAATCGTCATGCTCGCCGTCGGCGAAGCTGCCCGTTATGAAGCCTTGAAGCAACTCGAAGACCTGGGCGCGAACACCATCATCCTGCGCAGCGTCAAACCGCAGGATGAAGCCGACAAAAAAACGAATACCGATATTAGCGCCTATGGCCTGACCTTTCCCGATCTCGCTCGCATCCAGTCTACTATTCCCAGCATCACCAGTGCAAACCCCATGCGGGAATTTCGAAAGACAGTCCGCCATCTCGAGAAGAATCTCGAAGCCCGCATCGTCAGCATCACTTCCGATTTTCTGAAGCAGAACAACATCAAGCTCAGCCAGGGCCGGAATATCAATGAAGTCGACGAACGCACCTTCGCCAACGTGGCGATCATCGGCTCGGCCACCGCGGAGAAGCTATTCCCGACCTCTGATCCCATCGGGCGCACAATCAGCATCGACGACCTGGAAGGGGCCAAGTCGTTCGTCATCATCGGGGTTACCGAGCCGAAAATTCTGGCGACCGGCGGTCAAACCGGTAATAGTGCCGATTTCAGTCGCGTCGTCTTCATCCCTTTCTCCAGTGACCGGGCCCGTTTCGGCAGAGAATTGATCTCGATCAAGGCCGGGATTCAGATCGAGATTATGGATATGAGCCAGATCACGGTCACTGTCGATTCGACCGATCGGGTAAAAGCGACCGCCCGCGTGCTGGAGAGCCTGATCGAAGCCTACCATCCGAACAAGGATGTGCAGATCGCCGTCCCGCTGGATCTTTTGGAAAAGGCGGAAAAGACCCAACAGTTGTTTACACTTGTTCTCGGGGCGATTGCCATGATCTCGCTGGTCGTCGGCGGTATCGGTATTATGAATATCATGCTGGCCACGGTGACCGAACGAACTCGCGAAGTCGGTGTCCGTCGATCGTTGGGAGCCAAACGAAAAGATATTGCCTTGCAATTTTTGGTGGAGACGCTCGTCTTAACCTGCACCGGGGGACTTTTGGGTGTGGGCATCGGCATCGGCCTGACAGAAATCATTACCGAGGTATTCGGTCTGCCCACAATCATACAATTGTGGTCCCCCCTGGTGGCTTTCGGAACCTCGGTTCTGGTAGGTTTGGTTTCGGGCAGTTATCCGGCTCGTAAGGCGGCTCGACTCGATCCGATTGAGGCTCTGCGGCATGAATAGGTTGACAAGGGAAGAGCTTGATGAGAAACTGCTGACAAAATTACTATTTGTAAGCCGATGAGCTTACATTCTATAGATAATCTGTTTATGTTGTTTTCTACGCGTTTACGGCGACGACCCACCCCGATTTCAAGTTAGAGTGCTCCAAAATGCGCAGGTTGATTTTCTTCCTCATCCTCTTGGCAGGTATTGGCGGCGGCGGTTACTGGTATCTCGCAAACACCAATACGTCCCAGATTTCGTTCCGGAAAGAACCGATTATTCGCGGCGATCTACTTGCATCGGTCAGCGCGACGGGAACTCTGGAACCGGAAGATGTCGTCGATGTCGGAACTCAGGTACCCGGATTGATCAAGGAATTCGGCAAGGGCACCGATGGCCGGTTTATCGATTACGGTTCGCCGGTGGATGACGGCACCGTACTGGCACGGATTGACGATTCGCTATTCGTTTCCAAGGTCGATCAGTCTCGGGCATTGCTCCGTTCTTCGGAACAGAAAGTCGGTCAGGCCAAAGCCAAACTGGAACAGGCCAAAGCCAAGGTGGAAGAAGCCAAGGCAAACACCCAGCGTTCCCAAGCGGACGTGAAACAGTCGATTGCGAAAGCCAATCAGAGCAAGCGGGATTGGGAGCGGGCCAAGAAAATTGGTGTGAGCGGTGCCCAGTCTCAATCCGATTACGATTTGGCTCTCTCCAATTTTGAAATCAATAACGCCGCCCTCGCTGTTTCGGAAGCGGTTGTAGTGCAGAACTTGGCTGCCGAAGTGGATGCCAAGGCAGCGGTGGGAGATGCCGAAGCGGCGGTGGGCGATGCCGAGGCCGCGGTGATGACGGCTAAAGCCGCCTTGAAGCAGGACGAAATCAACCTGGGTTATTGCACTATTACCTCGAACGTCAAAGGCACGATCATTGACCGGCGTGTCACGTTGGGGCAGACGGTACAATCGTCCTTCAACACTCCCAGCTTGTTCCTGATCGCCAAGGATCTGACCCGCATGGTGGTCTGGGCTTCGGTGAACGAAGCCGACGTGAGCCAGATTCGCGTGGGCCAGACCGTCACTTTCACGGTGGATGCTCATGCCAATCGCAAATTCACCGGCAAAGTGAGCCGGATTCGCCTGAATGCGACCAATACCAACAACGTGGTCGTCTACACGGTCGAAGTCATTACGCCAAACGAAGACGGCAAGCTGCTGCCCTATATGACGGCAAACCTGCAGTTTGAAGTCGACTACCGAAAGGATGTTATCCTCGTTCCCAATGCCGCTCTTCGCTACCGGCCTTCCATTCAAGCTCAGAGCAAAGTGATGCAATCTCCGGCCCCGTCCAATGATCCGGTCTCGGATAAGGAGGGAAAGGCTACCAAAGAATTTCCCAAAGCCACTTCGCTCGTCTGGGTCGAAGAGAACGGCATGCTGCATTCGGTGTCCGTAACGCTCGGAATCAGCGACGGCAACAGTACCGAGGTTGTCGGCGGGGATCTTAAGCCGGATATGCAGGTGATCGTCGGTGAGGTGAAGGCCCTCGCCACGGATCAGGGACAAAATCCGTTTGCGATGAAATTCGGCGGCAGCCCGAAGAAAAAATAGCCGTCGGAAGGAGATTCGCGAGCATGCAACTGATTACCGTCGAAGACGTCTGGAAAATCTATCGACTCGGCGAACAGGAAGTACCCGTTCTCAAAGGTGTTTCTCTGACCGTCGCCCAGGGTGAGTTAGCCGCGCTGATTGGGCCTTCCGGCGGCGGAAAATCTACCCTGATGAATATTCTGGGCTGTCTGGACCGACCGTCGCGGGGCAAGTACTGGCTCGATGGCGAAGACGTTTCCGAACTGACGCCCGAAGGCCGGGCTACGGTTCGCGGCCGTAAGATCGGTTTCGTCTTTCAAAGCTTCAACTTGCTTTCGCGAACCTCCGCGCTCGACAACGTGATGATGCCTTTGACGTACGCTTACCCGCGTCCGACGGAGCGCGAAGGCCGCGACCGCGCCGTCGCGCTGCTTGAAAGAGTGGGTCTGGCGGAGCGAATGCACCATTATCCTTCGCAACTCTCGGGCGGTCAGCAGCAACGTGTGGCGGTGGCCCGCTCGCTGATCAATAATCCTTCGGTGCTTCTGGCCGATGAACCGACCGGGAATCTCGATTCCAAAACCAGTCGTGAAATTCTGGAGATGTTTCAAAAGTTGAATGAAGAAGAGGGGCTGAC
The genomic region above belongs to Telmatocola sphagniphila and contains:
- a CDS encoding ABC transporter ATP-binding protein; translation: MQLITVEDVWKIYRLGEQEVPVLKGVSLTVAQGELAALIGPSGGGKSTLMNILGCLDRPSRGKYWLDGEDVSELTPEGRATVRGRKIGFVFQSFNLLSRTSALDNVMMPLTYAYPRPTEREGRDRAVALLERVGLAERMHHYPSQLSGGQQQRVAVARSLINNPSVLLADEPTGNLDSKTSREILEMFQKLNEEEGLTVLIVTHDQNVAATAKRSIKVMDGLIVSGAFAPGTEPVPA
- a CDS encoding ABC transporter permease; the protein is MKVLAFGANVGILEYMISLYRLKHTVKLGLRSLAAHQLRSFLTILGIVLGVGSVIVMLAVGEAARYEALKQLEDLGANTIILRSVKPQDEADKKTNTDISAYGLTFPDLARIQSTIPSITSANPMREFRKTVRHLEKNLEARIVSITSDFLKQNNIKLSQGRNINEVDERTFANVAIIGSATAEKLFPTSDPIGRTISIDDLEGAKSFVIIGVTEPKILATGGQTGNSADFSRVVFIPFSSDRARFGRELISIKAGIQIEIMDMSQITVTVDSTDRVKATARVLESLIEAYHPNKDVQIAVPLDLLEKAEKTQQLFTLVLGAIAMISLVVGGIGIMNIMLATVTERTREVGVRRSLGAKRKDIALQFLVETLVLTCTGGLLGVGIGIGLTEIITEVFGLPTIIQLWSPLVAFGTSVLVGLVSGSYPARKAARLDPIEALRHE
- a CDS encoding efflux RND transporter periplasmic adaptor subunit, whose protein sequence is MRRLIFFLILLAGIGGGGYWYLANTNTSQISFRKEPIIRGDLLASVSATGTLEPEDVVDVGTQVPGLIKEFGKGTDGRFIDYGSPVDDGTVLARIDDSLFVSKVDQSRALLRSSEQKVGQAKAKLEQAKAKVEEAKANTQRSQADVKQSIAKANQSKRDWERAKKIGVSGAQSQSDYDLALSNFEINNAALAVSEAVVVQNLAAEVDAKAAVGDAEAAVGDAEAAVMTAKAALKQDEINLGYCTITSNVKGTIIDRRVTLGQTVQSSFNTPSLFLIAKDLTRMVVWASVNEADVSQIRVGQTVTFTVDAHANRKFTGKVSRIRLNATNTNNVVVYTVEVITPNEDGKLLPYMTANLQFEVDYRKDVILVPNAALRYRPSIQAQSKVMQSPAPSNDPVSDKEGKATKEFPKATSLVWVEENGMLHSVSVTLGISDGNSTEVVGGDLKPDMQVIVGEVKALATDQGQNPFAMKFGGSPKKK